In one Nicotiana tomentosiformis chromosome 6, ASM39032v3, whole genome shotgun sequence genomic region, the following are encoded:
- the LOC104117564 gene encoding SNW/SKI-interacting protein A-like, which produces MASLKELLPAAKSATRTIYDHSNDPWFKNRFGATEAEKSAIIKATPVPSYLKRAGFKPSKLEDFGDGGAFPEIHYAQYPLDLGRKKDWKAGGKTLPITVDEHGEVRYDAIVRQGENTKKIVYSQHKDLIPKFVKDEDEEEMDLDEKQKVIDETMQETKAALEKIVNVRLSAAQPKNVPTQSQDSKFIKYKPSQQSAAFNSGAKERIIRMVEMPVDPIEPPKFKHKRVPKASGSPPVPVMHSPPRPVTVKDQQDWKIPPCISNWKNPKGYTIPLDKRLAADGRGLQDVQINDNFAKLSEALYVAEQKAREAVAMRSKVQKEMMMKEKEKKEMELRELARKARSERTGVAPPAGTLVPSERDTMNVVDMSVDYERPRDHPKEPREDREGRLQREKIREERRREREREKRLEAKDAAMGKKSKITRDRDRDVSEKVALGMASTGTSRGEVMYDQRLFNQEKGMDSGFATDDAYNVYDKGLFTAQPTLSTLYRPKKDVDSEIYGGADEQLDKIMKTDRFKPDKAFAGTSERASTRDGPVQFEKQVEEADPFGLDQFLTEVKKGKKAMANVGSGGTMRASAGTTRDGYESSSRTRIAFDKGR; this is translated from the coding sequence ATGGCGTCTCTCAAGGAGCTTCTCCCAGCAGCAAAATCAGCTACCCGTACAATTTATGACCATTCAAATGACCCGTGGTTCAAGAATAGGTTCGGTGCAACTGAGGCAGAGAAATCTGCTATTATCAAGGCAACTCCAGTGCCCTCTTACCTAAAACGGGCTGGCTTTAAGCCATCTAAGCTTGAGGATTTTGGGGATGGAGGAGCATTCCCTGAAATTCACTACGCACAGTATCCACTTGATTTGGGTAGAAAGAAAGACTGGAAAGCTGGGGGAAAGACTCTGCCTATTACTGTGGACGAGCACGGTGAAGTGAGATATGATGCGATTGTGAGGCAGGGTGAGAACACAAAGAAAATTGTTTATTCTCAGCACAAGGATCTTATCCCGAAGTTTGTGAAGGACGAGGATGAGGAAGAGATGGATCTGGACGAGAAGCAGAAAGTAATCGATGAGACAATGCAGGAGACCAAGGCAGCACTTGAGAAGATTGTAAATGTGCGGTTGAGTGCTGCACAGCCCAAAAATGTTCCCACACAATCTCAAGATTCCAAGTTTATTAAGTACAAGCCTTCCCAGCAATCGGCAGCTTTTAACTCGGGAGCAAAGGAGAGGATTATTAGGATGGTAGAGATGCCCGTGGACCCGATAGAGCCACCGAAGTTCAAACACAAAAGGGTTCCTAAGGCCTCTGGTTCTCCACCTGTGCCGGTTATGCATTCTCCTCCTCGTCCTGTTACAGTGAAGGACCAGCAGGATTGGAAGATTCCGCCTTGTATATCAAACTGGAAGAACCCCAAAGGTTACACAATCCCACTTGATAAGCGCCTTGCTGCTGATGGCAGGGGACTTCAGGACGTCCAGATCAATGATAATTTTGCAAAACTATCAGAGGCTTTATATGTTGCAGAACAGAAAGCTAGAGAAGCGGTTGCAATGCGGTCAAAGGTTCAAAAAGAGATGATGATGAAAGAGAAGGAGAAGAAAGAGATGGAACTTCGGGAATTGGCCCGCAAGGCAAGATCTGAGAGAACTGGTGTGGCACCTCCAGCTGGTACACTTGTGCCCTCTGAGAGGGACACCATGAATGTTGTTGATATGAGTGTGGATTATGAGCGTCCAAGAGATCACCCCAAAGAGCCAAGGGAGGACAGGGAGGGGAGATTACAGAGAGAGAAGATACGTGAGGAGCGAcgtcgagagagagagagggagaagagATTGGAGGCAAAAGATGCTGCGATGGGTAAGAAGAGTAAGATCACCAGAGATAGAGACCGTGATGTCAGCGAAAAAGTGGCTCTTGGGATGGCTTCTACTGGCACATCAAGAGGAGAGGTCATGTATGACCAGAGATTGTTTAACCAGGAGAAAGGCATGGATTCTGGATTTGCCACTGATGATGCCTACAACGTCTATGACAAGGGCCTATTTACTGCTCAGCCCACTCTTTCTACTCTATACAGACCGAAGAAAGATGTTGATTCTGAAATTTATGGAGGTGCAGATGAGCAGCTGGACAAGATCATGAAGACAGATCGATTTAAGCCTGACAAGGCATTTGCTGGAACATCTGAGAGGGCTAGTACAAGAGATGGACCTGTGCAATTTGAGAAGCAAGTTGAGGAAGCTGATCCATTTGGTTTAGACCAGTTCTTGACAGAGGTTAAGAAGGGAAAGAAAGCCATGGCAAATGTTGGTAGTGGAGGCACCATGAGGGCCAGTGCTGGCACCACGCGAGATGGTTATGAATCATCTAGCAGAACTCGCATTGCTTTTGATAAGGGGCGTTGA